Proteins co-encoded in one Nitrospira sp. genomic window:
- a CDS encoding XTP/dITP diphosphatase yields MISEVVLATRNRHKVEELAALLGDLGIRIRTLADFPHAPEVEEDGATCEANAIKKACEIARATGLTAVADDTGLEVDALDGRPGVYAARYAGEHATYEDNCRKLVQELEGVPHERRTARFITVAAIAVPGEPVQVTQGVLTGYITDKASGSKGFGYDPVFYVPDLKATLAEISAEQKNRISHRAKAFLQAKELLRARQSESIVGA; encoded by the coding sequence GTGATTTCAGAAGTCGTCCTCGCGACGAGAAACAGGCACAAAGTCGAAGAATTGGCGGCCTTGCTTGGCGATTTGGGCATTCGGATCCGCACGCTGGCTGATTTTCCGCACGCACCTGAAGTTGAAGAAGACGGTGCGACCTGTGAGGCCAATGCCATCAAGAAGGCTTGCGAGATTGCGAGGGCAACGGGGTTGACGGCCGTGGCCGATGATACCGGGCTGGAAGTGGACGCACTGGATGGCAGGCCTGGCGTCTATGCAGCCCGCTATGCGGGGGAGCACGCCACCTACGAAGATAATTGTCGCAAGTTGGTTCAGGAGCTCGAGGGCGTTCCGCACGAGCGACGGACCGCTCGATTCATTACGGTAGCGGCCATCGCCGTACCGGGCGAACCCGTTCAGGTGACGCAGGGGGTTTTAACCGGGTATATTACGGACAAGGCCAGCGGGTCAAAAGGATTCGGATACGATCCGGTCTTCTATGTGCCGGACTTGAAGGCGACGCTAGCAGAGATTTCTGCTGAGCAGAAAAATCGTATCAGTCATCGCGCAAAGGCGTTTCTGCAAGCCAAGGAACTCCTTCGCGCACGGCAGTCTGAGAGCATCGTCGGGGCGTAG
- the rph gene encoding ribonuclease PH, with protein MSAAAGLVRFDGRRKDQHRPVKVTRNFTKHAEGSVLIEMGDTKVICTASIEEKVPPFLKGKGSGWVTAEYSMLPRATHERTSREAVKGKQGGRTLEIQRLVGRALRSVTDMTQMGERSIWIDCDVIQADGGTRTASITGAFIALADAFMVLKKKDMIRRLPLTDYLAAISVGKVGGEVMVDLAYTEDSMAEVDMNLVMTGRGRYVEVQGTAEKTPFAKQDMDEFLNLGWQAIQRLTAIQKELIGSLD; from the coding sequence ATGAGTGCGGCAGCCGGATTAGTACGATTTGATGGCAGACGGAAGGACCAGCATCGGCCGGTCAAAGTGACGAGGAATTTTACCAAACACGCCGAAGGATCGGTCCTCATTGAAATGGGGGATACCAAGGTCATTTGCACGGCGTCGATCGAAGAGAAAGTGCCCCCGTTTCTCAAAGGAAAAGGCAGCGGATGGGTGACGGCCGAATATTCCATGCTTCCCCGTGCGACCCATGAGCGGACTTCCCGGGAAGCCGTCAAAGGAAAGCAGGGCGGAAGAACGCTGGAAATCCAACGGCTGGTTGGCCGCGCGTTGCGGTCCGTGACCGACATGACGCAAATGGGTGAGCGGAGCATCTGGATCGACTGCGACGTGATTCAAGCCGACGGGGGAACCAGGACCGCGTCGATTACCGGGGCGTTTATTGCCTTGGCAGACGCGTTCATGGTGCTGAAGAAGAAAGATATGATCAGGCGCCTTCCGCTGACTGACTATTTGGCGGCGATTAGTGTCGGTAAAGTCGGCGGGGAAGTCATGGTGGATTTGGCCTATACCGAAGACTCCATGGCCGAAGTGGATATGAATCTTGTGATGACCGGCCGAGGTCGGTATGTCGAGGTTCAAGGAACTGCGGAAAAGACTCCCTTTGCCAAGCAGGATATGGACGAGTTTTTGAATCTTGGATGGCAGGCCATTCAGCGGCTCACGGCCATTCAAAAAGAACTTATCGGTTCCTTAGACTAG
- a CDS encoding response regulator, with product MPTSPDRDTQQALLENRNILVVDDEEPIRRLLGYMLQTHGYTVTLAADAREARQKIEEQPFALMLCDVNMPGESGMDLVRNLLVDRPHIAAIMVTGLDSSVLANAALDMGAFGYIVKPFESNEVLIDVANALRRRRLEMENRLHRDNLEDIVRTRTMALQQALEWLERSEKELRLSREETIERLAIAAEFRDSSTAQHIQRMSHYCELLARKVGLAPERVDLIRTASPMHDIGKIGTPDHVLLKPGKFTAAEFDVISQHAEIGYKILSGSDSELLKVAAIIAWTHHERYDGTGYPRKLKGEEIPIEGRIASIADNFDAMTTARVYKPAFDFEHARDLMIKERGRHFDPQLLDLFLSSPEDLRRIHEQYADHSRQDPTAA from the coding sequence ATGCCTACTTCGCCTGATCGGGATACACAACAAGCTCTCCTTGAAAACCGGAATATTCTGGTCGTCGACGATGAGGAACCGATTCGCCGCCTACTGGGCTACATGCTCCAAACCCATGGCTATACCGTCACACTTGCCGCCGATGCGCGTGAAGCCCGCCAGAAGATTGAGGAACAGCCCTTCGCCTTGATGCTGTGCGACGTGAACATGCCCGGAGAATCCGGCATGGATCTCGTCCGTAACCTGCTTGTGGACCGTCCCCACATTGCCGCCATCATGGTCACCGGACTCGATAGCTCCGTGCTGGCAAACGCCGCTCTCGACATGGGAGCGTTCGGGTATATCGTCAAGCCATTCGAATCAAACGAAGTGCTTATCGATGTCGCCAATGCCTTGCGCCGTCGCCGCTTGGAAATGGAAAACCGCTTACATCGAGACAATCTTGAAGACATCGTCAGAACCAGAACGATGGCTTTGCAACAGGCCCTTGAGTGGCTGGAACGCAGCGAGAAAGAACTCCGCCTCTCCCGGGAAGAAACCATCGAACGATTGGCGATCGCCGCTGAGTTCCGTGATAGCTCGACCGCCCAGCATATCCAGCGGATGAGCCACTATTGCGAATTGCTGGCACGCAAGGTAGGTCTGGCGCCTGAGCGGGTTGACCTGATTCGGACCGCCAGCCCGATGCATGATATCGGCAAGATAGGAACTCCGGATCACGTGCTTCTTAAGCCGGGGAAATTCACCGCGGCGGAGTTTGACGTCATCTCCCAGCACGCAGAGATCGGTTATAAGATTCTCTCTGGATCTGACTCGGAGCTCCTGAAAGTCGCCGCAATCATTGCATGGACACATCACGAACGGTATGACGGAACCGGATACCCCCGCAAGTTGAAAGGCGAGGAGATCCCCATCGAGGGACGCATTGCCTCTATCGCTGATAACTTCGATGCCATGACCACGGCCCGAGTCTACAAACCGGCCTTTGACTTCGAACACGCCCGCGACTTGATGATCAAAGAACGCGGCAGACACTTCGACCCGCAATTACTCGATCTCTTCCTGTCATCCCCCGAGGATCTCCGCCGCATTCACGAGCAATACGCTGACCATTCACGGCAAGATCCCACAGCCGCTTAG